The DNA segment AGTTTAGTTGCAAGTTCAAGTGTAATTAACTGATTATCGTTAGCATAATAAATATAATAGGTAATACTAATATCAGCATGACGCTGTTGTGAATAGATAACAGCCGATGGTGGTAATAGCTTATAAATCTGCTGTTTGATTTTTTTAAATGATTGATTTGAAAATAAAAAATCCACATCTCCAGATGGATAACTTTCTAAAAGTGTTTCATAGTTTCGTAATACGACATAATCAAAAGATTGTTGATTTAACTGTTGAAAGAATAGTTCAAAAAAATTCATCTTTGTTGCCCAACTATCATCATATACAACCTAAAAACGAAATAAAGTATTATTAAAAAGATAAATGTATAGGTTGTTTTTATATCAAGCTGCTCACCTATAATTTGTCTAATTAGCCAGATCATCATAATATAAAAAGCACATAACTCCGCAGAAATGTTTTTTTGTTGAAACAATTTATAATAGATATAATGCCATATGCAGCTAATGATAAAAAATACCACAAACACAACCACTGCACTGCCAGTTAATATATAGATTGAACCTATTCCAGTAGATGAAACACCATTAATTTGATTGGCTGATTGCCCAATCACCATTTGAACATGATACTGTGCAATCGTAAGTTGATCATAATAGCTTGAATCAATTAACGGTAATATTAAGCCATGATGCAATGCTAAAACGATATGGTTTAAGTTATCTAACATTGAAATTCTCTGCGAGAGAATATCTAATACATTATATGGATCTACCAACAATAATGCTTGACTAAGTGGTATATCACTATCGGCTGCAGCACGATAGCCAATTGCAATATAAAATAAAACTAAAATAACAATAAAAGCTAAAACTATATAAAATAAATATTTAATTTTAAATAAAGAAATCAGCTTTATATCATTTCTCATCAGATAAGCTAAAAATATGCTGCCAATCCCAGAAACCATATTACCACGCCAGCCTAAATAAGCATTTCCAAAGCCATATAAAATAAAAAATATTACTACTGGCAAAGATAAAACCTTACGGCGAGTAAAACAAAGCATTGTAATATAAAATAGTAATGCCCAGGTTGTACCATTATAGGCAATAAAATTAATGATACTTGAACCTGAGGTAGGTAATTTACCTGGAATACCAATATCAAAGATTAAACGCAGATAAAAAAGAAATATACAACCAACAAAAATAATGCACTGTATCCATATAGACGTAAATACAGATGAATTAATTAACTGTTCAACATCTATCAATTTATCCCGTTGATAAGGTGTATTTAATTTAAATAATATACCTGGAATCGTAAAAGCAACAATAGAAATGATCACTAAAAAAATAGCATAACTATATTGGCTTTGAGCTCCTGAAAAAAAATAGCTAATAAAAAAGATTAAACAGTTAAAGCCAAAAAATACAACTAAAGGTGATATAATTCGACTATTTAATATAAAAAAACCATAGCCAAGAATAAATAAAATTAAACAAATTAACACTTACTACACCTCATAAATAGCAACAAACCTTAAATTTAGTTCAGCAAGCACAAGGTTATCATTATGCCTTCCATCTTAAAAGTACATTTAACCTATTTTTTATCGCTTACTAGGTTACCTTAGTGTTTAACAAAATAATACTTTAATATTTTTATAACAACCTGTCTTTCATCAGCCATAGTAAGAATAAACAAACAAAAAAATACTAAATTCATCATACCACTGACAAGGAGATGCCAAAAATCTGACATAAAAGGCATCCAATATACTAATAAAACATTAAATAAAATATTAAAAATTAAATACAAAATCAATTGCAAAACTAACATAGCATATTGCTTTAAACTTAGTTTCAGAAAACCAATTGCTTTTTTGACAACATACCAGTTATTTGTAGATAGCTGGGTAATTAAGAGTGCTACGCCAACACCAACAACACCATATAAATAGGCAAAAACAATACTCAAGATTAAGTTTAGTGCGCCAGCAATCAATGCTATTTTTGCAAATTTCACATAACCTGCTGCCATTGTAACCTGCCCACAAGAGACATGATGCACTTCTAATATAGTGCTAATACACATCACTACTAATAATGTAACATTGAAGCTAAATTTCTCACCTAACCAAAAATGCCCTAATTCAACATGATTAAATAAAATAAACACCGCCATAAAAATGGCTAGCATCGTTGCAAACTTAACATTAAAGATAAATAATTTATAGACACCTTGATGATCAGAAGCACCTTTTTTTGATGAAATAAATGGCACACTTGCACCATTAAAAATGCCAGATAAACCAATAATTGCAGAGCATAATTGCTTAATCACAGCAAAAACGGTAACTTCAACAACGCCAACGATAATCGCTAAAATAAATGCATCAATTTGAAAAATTAATACCGTGCCTAAAGTCATTAAAGACCACTGGATACATGGTTCAAATATTCGCTTTATGACAACCGTTTGTATTTTATTATTAGACTTTATTTTGAAATGGCGGCTTACATAATAGCTTGAAAATAAGCACAATAATAGAAAACTAAACAAATAAACTGCAGAAATACCAATTAAGCCACCACCCAAATAAAGTGCAATAGCTCC comes from the bacterium SCSIO 12844 genome and includes:
- a CDS encoding oligosaccharide repeat unit polymerase, with the protein product MLICLILFILGYGFFILNSRIISPLVVFFGFNCLIFFISYFFSGAQSQYSYAIFLVIISIVAFTIPGILFKLNTPYQRDKLIDVEQLINSSVFTSIWIQCIIFVGCIFLFYLRLIFDIGIPGKLPTSGSSIINFIAYNGTTWALLFYITMLCFTRRKVLSLPVVIFFILYGFGNAYLGWRGNMVSGIGSIFLAYLMRNDIKLISLFKIKYLFYIVLAFIVILVLFYIAIGYRAAADSDIPLSQALLLVDPYNVLDILSQRISMLDNLNHIVLALHHGLILPLIDSSYYDQLTIAQYHVQMVIGQSANQINGVSSTGIGSIYILTGSAVVVFVVFFIISCIWHYIYYKLFQQKNISAELCAFYIMMIWLIRQIIGEQLDIKTTYTFIFLIILYFVFRLYMMIVGQQR
- a CDS encoding oligosaccharide flippase family protein, with the translated sequence MNKSIFWGVFSGFCAYFVRLFGSVIQSAFVIRYLDPVNAGIWFLFLGIFTFISLCDFGLSPTLSRELGLASYKRNRKYRERLLYSTIRKLNRILSLIVFVVLVITLIVIEFNKSVDLNIIIAFSLFSIAVVIRFLANPALAFIYGYGYVSTQKWLLTIASAINALLGAIALYLGGGLIGISAVYLFSFLLLCLFSSYYVSRHFKIKSNNKIQTVVIKRIFEPCIQWSLMTLGTVLIFQIDAFILAIIVGVVEVTVFAVIKQLCSAIIGLSGIFNGASVPFISSKKGASDHQGVYKLFIFNVKFATMLAIFMAVFILFNHVELGHFWLGEKFSFNVTLLVVMCISTILEVHHVSCGQVTMAAGYVKFAKIALIAGALNLILSIVFAYLYGVVGVGVALLITQLSTNNWYVVKKAIGFLKLSLKQYAMLVLQLILYLIFNILFNVLLVYWMPFMSDFWHLLVSGMMNLVFFCLFILTMADERQVVIKILKYYFVKH